Proteins found in one Tumebacillus sp. BK434 genomic segment:
- a CDS encoding 8-oxo-dGTP diphosphatase: MRLVANCVIRQGDRVLMLQKPQRGWWSAPGGKVELGESLAEAVVREVAEETGLAITGHVLRGIFTMLRQDGDTVLDHFMLFTFYAERFSGTAKTLTDEGRLEWVPVSELATRPMAEGDRYFLSDIIGTKELITGKFCYTADHRLIHWQRE, from the coding sequence ATGCGACTGGTAGCGAATTGCGTGATTCGCCAAGGGGACCGTGTGCTGATGCTGCAAAAGCCGCAGCGCGGCTGGTGGTCGGCGCCGGGCGGCAAAGTGGAGCTTGGCGAATCGCTCGCCGAAGCGGTGGTGCGCGAAGTGGCGGAGGAGACCGGGCTTGCGATCACCGGCCATGTCTTGCGCGGGATCTTCACGATGCTCAGGCAGGACGGAGACACGGTGCTCGATCATTTCATGCTGTTCACGTTTTATGCGGAGCGCTTCAGCGGCACCGCCAAGACGTTGACCGATGAAGGACGCCTCGAATGGGTCCCCGTATCGGAGCTTGCCACCCGTCCGATGGCGGAAGGCGACCGGTATTTTCTTTCGGACATCATCGGAACGAAAGAGCTGATCACAGGCAAGTTCTGCTACACCGCCGACCACAGACTGATCCACTGGCAACGAGAATAG
- the selB gene encoding selenocysteine-specific translation elongation factor yields MNDQFMILGTAGHIDHGKTTLVKALTGIATDVHKEEKERGITIDIGFAPFTLPDGRRVGVIDVPGHERFVRNMLAGAGGIDLIMLVIDANEGIMPQTLEHLHILEMLHVQQGIIVLTKIDTVDPEWLEMVQEEVREGLAGTFLADAPIVPVSAAKGIGIAELRGEIGRLAAEVSPREVTAPLRLPVDRVFSVAGFGTVVTGTVYSGRVKVGDTVEVLPQGIAARVRHIQVHGESADAAQAGQRAALNLHGVERSDLERGMVIAQSGLYRATELLDVRLHMLDDAVRTLTNRMRVRFYIGASEVMGRVTILDRDELLPGEDGLVQLHLESPIVGAPGDRFIIRTFSPMLTIGGGTIIDPHPAREHRRRRDYVLEELEQREKGGPEQLVLQALQDDPGTGLRALADAVNATEEVVESWLAPLLEAGQVTPVPGGYVGTDWLHKLFDEIEEKIRAHFAKEKYHITVPKAQVLSQLGKKVKPKLFDAMLSSEPAQTRFLLQRDKLSIRGYEVPFTLRDKELLGKIEALFAQSEFHPPSLDEVIKETQAFEKTLQGLYHYLRETGVLVDIGDGAHFLAATLGRAKETIRAKFAASGSFGVADFRDWVGTSRKHAVALLEYLDAVKFTKRVEDKRVVVE; encoded by the coding sequence ATGAACGACCAGTTTATGATTCTGGGCACGGCAGGGCATATCGACCACGGCAAGACGACGCTGGTCAAAGCCCTGACCGGCATTGCAACGGATGTGCACAAAGAAGAAAAAGAGCGGGGCATCACGATCGACATCGGGTTCGCCCCTTTCACTCTCCCCGACGGCAGACGCGTCGGGGTGATTGACGTTCCGGGCCATGAGCGCTTCGTGCGCAACATGCTGGCAGGTGCTGGCGGGATCGATCTGATCATGCTCGTCATCGACGCCAATGAAGGGATCATGCCGCAGACGCTGGAACACCTGCACATCTTGGAGATGCTGCATGTGCAACAAGGCATCATCGTGCTGACCAAGATCGATACGGTCGATCCGGAGTGGCTGGAAATGGTGCAGGAGGAAGTGCGCGAGGGCCTCGCCGGTACCTTTTTGGCGGATGCGCCGATCGTGCCGGTGTCGGCCGCGAAGGGCATCGGGATCGCAGAGCTGCGCGGGGAGATCGGACGCTTGGCCGCCGAAGTATCGCCGCGCGAAGTGACGGCGCCCTTGCGGCTGCCGGTCGACCGCGTGTTTTCGGTGGCCGGATTCGGCACGGTGGTGACGGGGACGGTCTATTCCGGGCGGGTCAAAGTCGGCGATACGGTGGAAGTGCTGCCTCAGGGCATCGCAGCGCGCGTGCGGCACATTCAGGTGCACGGCGAGTCGGCCGACGCGGCGCAGGCCGGGCAGCGGGCTGCGTTGAACCTGCACGGCGTGGAGCGCTCCGATCTGGAGCGCGGCATGGTGATCGCGCAGAGCGGGCTGTACCGGGCGACGGAGTTGCTCGATGTGCGGTTGCACATGCTGGATGATGCGGTGCGGACGCTGACCAACCGGATGCGGGTCCGCTTTTACATCGGCGCGAGCGAAGTGATGGGGCGGGTGACGATCCTCGACCGCGACGAGCTGTTGCCGGGTGAGGACGGGCTGGTGCAACTGCATCTGGAGAGCCCGATCGTCGGCGCGCCGGGCGACCGCTTTATCATCCGCACCTTCTCGCCGATGCTGACGATCGGCGGCGGCACGATCATCGATCCGCATCCGGCGCGCGAACACCGCCGCCGCCGCGACTACGTGCTGGAAGAGCTGGAACAGCGGGAAAAAGGCGGCCCGGAGCAACTGGTGCTCCAAGCGCTGCAGGACGACCCCGGCACGGGACTGCGCGCGCTGGCCGACGCCGTCAACGCGACGGAAGAGGTGGTCGAGAGCTGGCTTGCTCCGCTGCTCGAAGCGGGGCAGGTCACGCCGGTGCCGGGCGGCTATGTCGGCACCGATTGGCTGCACAAGCTGTTCGATGAGATCGAAGAGAAGATCCGGGCGCATTTTGCCAAAGAGAAATACCACATCACCGTGCCGAAAGCGCAAGTGCTGTCCCAGCTCGGCAAGAAGGTCAAGCCGAAGCTGTTCGACGCGATGCTGAGCTCCGAGCCGGCACAGACCAGGTTCCTGCTGCAGCGGGACAAGCTCTCGATCCGCGGCTATGAGGTGCCGTTTACCTTGCGCGACAAAGAGCTGCTCGGCAAGATCGAGGCGCTGTTTGCGCAGAGCGAGTTCCACCCGCCGTCGCTGGATGAGGTGATCAAGGAGACCCAGGCGTTTGAGAAGACGCTGCAGGGGCTGTACCACTATCTGCGCGAGACGGGCGTGCTGGTCGACATCGGAGACGGCGCGCATTTCCTCGCCGCGACGCTCGGGCGGGCGAAAGAGACGATCCGCGCCAAGTTCGCCGCGTCAGGATCTTTTGGCGTCGCCGATTTCCGCGACTGGGTCGGCACTTCGCGCAAGCACGCGGTGGCGTTGCTGGAGTATCTGGATGCGGTGAAGTTCACGAAGCGCGTGGAGGACAAGCGCGTGGTGGTGGAATAA